Proteins from a genomic interval of Panthera tigris isolate Pti1 chromosome A2, P.tigris_Pti1_mat1.1, whole genome shotgun sequence:
- the SLC26A3 gene encoding chloride anion exchanger, with protein MIEPIGNQYIVARPVYSANAFGEEHKKKQRHHKTFLDHLKVCCSCSTQKAKRIALSLFPIASWLPAYRIKEWLLSDIVSGISTGLVAVLQGLAFALLVTIPPSYGLYAAFFPVIIYFFLGTSKHISVGPFPVLSMMVGAVVVRLTPSESTAALELSNSSMSNDSSADEYKVMVAATVTILSGIIQLLMGVLQIGFVVIYLSESLISGFTTAAAVHVLVSQLKFMLQLNVPAHTDPFSIFKVLNSIFTQIEKTNIADLVTSLIILLIVFVVKEINQRYKAKLPVPIPIELIMTVIATGVSYGFDFKNRFEVAVVGEMKRGFQSPSAPDMQIFQETIGDSFGIAIVGFVVAFSVASVYSLKYDYPIDGNQELIALGLSNIFSGSFKGFAASTALSRSGVQESTGGKTQIAGLLSAIIVLIVIVSIGFLLEPLQKSVLAALALGNLKGMLMQFTEIRRLWQKDKYDCLIWIMTFIFAIVLGLGLGLAASVAFQLLTIVFRTQFPKCSTLANVGRSNVYKNKKDYSDMYEPEGVKIFRCPSPIYFANIHFFKQKLIDAVGFNPLRILRKRNKALKKIRKLQKKGLLQVTPKGIICTNDGFKDSDEELDNNQIEGLDQPINTTDLPFEIDWNADLPLNTMVPKISLHSLILDFSAVSFLDISSMRGLKTLLQEFIRINVDVYIVGSDDDFIEKLVQCEFFDDEVKDSIFFLTIHDAVLHILMKKDYSASKFSSSQEKQPKFDFTINTNGGLRNRECRVPVETKF; from the exons ATGATCGAACCCATTGGGAATCAGTACATTGTAGCCAGGCCAGTGTATTCTGCGAATGCTTTTGGGGAAGAACATAAGAAGAAGCAGAGGCATCACAAGACCTTTCTGGATCATCTCAAAGTGTGTTGTAG CTGTTCCACACAAAAGGCCAAGAGAATCGCCCTGTCTTTGTTCCCCATAGCATCTTGGTTACCAGCCTACCGGATAAAGGAATGGCTACTCAGTGACATTGTTTCCGGAATCAGCACAGGGCTGGTAGCTGTACTGCAAG GTTTAGCATTTGCTCTGCTGGTCACCATCCCCCCAAGCTACGGACTGTATGCAGCCTTTTTCCCAGTTATAATCTACTTTTTCTTGGGCACTTCTAAACACATATCTGTGG GTCCGTTTCCAGTTCTGAGTATGATGGTGGGAGCAGTAGTTGTGAGATTAACCCCGTCGGAGAGTACAGCTGCTCTGGAACTCTCTAATAGCTCGATGAGTAATGATTCATCAGCAGATGAGTATAAGGTGATGGTGGCTGCCACGGTTACAATCCTTTCTGGAATCATTCAG TTGCTCATGGGAGTTCTACAGATTGGGTTCGTGGTGATCTATCTATCGGAGTCCCTAATCAGTGGCTTCACCACAGCTGCTGCTGTGCACGTTTTGGTTTCCCAGCTCAAGTTTATGCTTCAGCTGAATGTTCCTGCACACACTgatccattttcaattttcaaa GTACTGAATTCCATATTCACACAAATAGAGAAGACTAATATTGCAGACCTTGTGACATCCTTGATTATTCTGCTGATTGTATTTGtggttaaagaaataaatcagcGCTACAAAGCCAAACTTCCGGTGCCCATCCCAATTGAACTCATCATG ACTGTGATCGCAACAGGTGTGTCCTATGGCTTTGACTTCAAAAACAGGTTTGAGGTGGCTGTGGTTGGGGAGATGAAAAGAGG atttcagTCCCCCAGCGCACCCGACATGCAGATTTTCCAGGAGACCATCGGGGATAGCTTCGGCATCGCGATCGTTGGCTTTGTGGTGGCCTTCTCAGTGGCCAGCGTCTATTCCCTCAAGTACGATTACCCGATTGATGGCAATCAG GAGTTAATAGCCTTGGGATTGAGTAACATATTCAGTGGATCATTCAAAGGCTTTGCCGCGAGTACTGCCCTCTCCAGATCGGGGGTGCAGGAGAGCACTGGAGGCAAAACGCAG ATTGCTGGGCTTCTCTCTGCTATCATCGTTCTGATTGTCATTGTATCTATTGGATTTCTTCTGGAGCCACTGCAAAAG TCTGTCCTGGCAGCGTTAGCACTTGGGAACCTGAAGGGAATGCTGATGCAGTTCACAGAAATACGAAGACTGTGGCAAAAGGATAAATATGATTGT CTGATATGGATCATGACCTTCATCTTTGCCATTGTCCTGGGACTCGGGTTGGGCCTGGCGGCCAGCGTGGCATTCCAGCTCCTGACCATTGTGTTCAGGACCCAGTT TCCAAAATGCAGCACACTGGCGAATGTTGGAAGGAGCAACGtctataagaataaaaaagattacTCTGAC ATGTATGAACCAGAAGGGGTGAAGATCTTCAGGTGTCCATCTCCCATCTACTTTGcaaacattcatttctttaaGCAGAAACTTATCGATGCT GTTGGCTTTAATCCACTACGAATTCTACGCAAGCGCAACAAAGCTTTGAAGAAAATCCGAAAACTGCAGAAAAAAGGCTTGCTGCAAGTGACACca AAAGGGATTATATGTACCAATGATGGCTTTAAAGATTCCGACGAGGAGCTGGACAACAATCAGATAGAAGGACTGGATCAACCAATCAATACCACTGACCTGCCTTTCGAGATAGACTGGAATGCCGACCTTCCTCTCAACACTATGGTCCCTAAAATCAGCCTGCATAGCCTCATTCTCGACTTTTCAGCTGTGTCATTTCTTGACATCTCTTCAATGAGAGGTCTCAAAAcg CTTTTGCAAGAATTTATCAGGATCAACGTAGATGTGTATATTGTTGGAAGTGACG ATGATTTCATCGAGAAGCTTGTACAGTGTGAATTTTTTGATGATGAAGTCAAGGACTCCATCTTCTTCTTAACAATCCATGATGCTGTTTTGCACATTCTGATGAAGAAGGATTACAGTGCTTCAAAGTTTAGTTCCAGTCAG GAAAAACAACCGAAATTTGATTTTACCATAAATACAAATGGAGGATTACGTAATCGAGAATGTCGG GTACCAGTTGAAACAAAATTCTAA